The sequence GTGTTGGTAAAGGCCTTTCTCTTAGCAAAGTTCATTGGAATATATTGTCTTTACATCTCTTTCAGTCCAACAGTTCTGTAGCTCTAGTATTCTCAGTCCTGTAGTAGCTCTTTCCACCTGAGATTAATAGTATGAATACAGTGTAACACATACCAAGATAATAAGTACTCTGACATTGAAACAGGTGACAGGATGTCTTTTAATTAAACAGGTCTCTATTGTTCAAGGTATGTATGCTTCTGAATCCAAATAATTGCAAAATAACTGAATTTTTTTCTCCATATTATATCCCCATTCTTCATGTCATTCTGATAGTTTTATAGTCTGGCTGCTTCCTTCTTTTCCCAACAGGCTTCATGTCTTACTGCTTTCTTCCATTATCAAAATAAATACGCTGCAATATGCAATGATAAGGTAGAAGAATGTTTCATATAGTGTAGTAAATATACCTCCCACTGAATACTTCAGAAATGAAAATAGGGGCATGTTTTTAACACCCCAAATGATCACTGGCCGAGCCTGCATTTTACTGCATATTCCTGAAGGTTCTACTCTGCCTTCTGCATGTTGTATTCATTTTCTCTACAAGGGCCTGTCTTATGCCaatttaaaagtgtgtgtgtgtgcggggggtaTTACTGGGCAAAAGAGACACTAGGAAAAATGAGTTGGCccgttagtctgttgcagcaaaaataaacaggaatctagtcaaatataaaagacttgtcacaattttatttcaacataagcttttgtggactagaactAATTTCTTCCAATGCAATGTCATGCCTTTTCACTAGGATCTTTTATGGGGGAGATATGTTGGGGAAGTAATAGGGTCACAGAGCCATAAAATCCTGGAAGTACAGGGTGAAATATAATTATGTGAAATGGACACAAATTCAACAGTAAGATTTTCCAGTATTCAGAGACACCAGTGCAGAAGTATTTCAGTTTTCCAGGCCATTTGGTTGTTGATGGAAAAGTCACCATTCTTCTACAAAAATACCTTCAAAAAGAAATTCTACATGAAGTGTTGAACTGGAATTGAAAAATTTTGCACAATCTTTCCTCCTTATGCTACTGGAAAGCTGAACAATGAAGAGTTTGTCAAAAGCAGCTTGTGCTGTGGTATGCTatttgaaggagagaaagccCTTTAAAATCCCATTGGTTTATTCGGGTTTTTGGGTGCTTAAAAGGTAGCTTTTTGGCATGCCAGTCAGTGTTCATCCTAAGGCTGCTCTGTAGTTGTAATGGAACTGCTTGGGCTTTTAACGCTTCTGATCTTTGAGGAAACTGGAAACCTGGGAAGTCTCTGCAGGAGTCCTGTTGCATTTTGAAAGTGGTTTTGAGTGGGTTTCATTAGAGAcatggaattagggttgccaggccccctcaatctcccagtgggggattgagGCCTGGCTCTTACTTTTGAGAGGGGGGGGAGCACACTCccgcaagcgtgatgatgtcacttctgggaagtgatgtcatcatgcagccctgggagcatgcccacgctctgcaggggcttgggttgggggctgctgtggagcgcaggaacgctcctgccctccacagcagcccaaaacgcgcccgcagattgggcctgttttgaggtgctgcggagcacaggagcgctcattatatatatacattatatatgccattaagtgtcagcaatgccctttaaCTCTCTATATCAGACAAATaggtcagtccctttgcaaaagcaTGAatagacataaatctgatataaaaaatcacaacattcaaaaacaggTGGGAGAATATTTCCAGGATGTTCCATTACTGACCTCAGATTAGTAGTTTTCAaggagagaaacttcaaaggaaagttacaatgcaagattgctgaacTTAAGTTTATTTGCAAacttggaacaatggatcccctagggttgaattgggacataagatttttcttgcattacagatgctagtTTTACACACTTCACACCCATGTTCTATCaacctaattacaacatgtattatagctagcttacTGACAATCTAATTTGTAAtgccctcccaccctctacctggTTTTTAAAGACTGCTACATTTTCCCACTCCAtgagtctgatgaagggagctttgactctcgaaggatcacaccctggaaatctagttggcctcttaagtgctactggacccgaattttgTACATGAAAGTGGGTTTACCATAATTACACACAATGGACAGTGCTGCTTTATATCCTCTGTTGAAATCCTACAAATTCTTGTTCACACAAATGCAGGAGTATATTTATATGGGTCACTTGTGAATGGGATTTACCACTCCCTCTTTAATGGTTTTTTCAAGCGGGTAAGACATGTAAAATGAAACTGAACTACTTCTTCATCTTCACACATTACATAGCAGGCCCTCTTACTCGCGTTCTCCTGTTGTTTTTTCAATACAGGACATTCTCCCCTTTTGGAACTGGGATGGTGACCACGGGGCTCCCTTTGACCAGATCTCCCAAATCTCCCACACTGCTGCTGCACACTGCTGTGAGAATTTGCATGGTTATGAACTGCATATTCATTGTGACTGTTGAGAAAGATGGAGATGCTTCTGCCCACCATCTCCATCTTTCTCAACAGTCACAATGAGTATTTAGTTCATAACCATGCAAATTCTCACAGCTGCCCCTTCCATCACCtccatcttctttttctttcacCTACACACTTGTTGGCTGACACCAAAAAGTCTAAATTAGAAGGAAACGGaaagtggggggaggcagggattCTAAGGTATTGGCTAGAAAGCCACTCCAGTGTTTACAGGGTCATATCTCCTGTTTCTTTAAATAGCATTGGGTGTGGCCAAGTGGAAGCATTTACTTGAAAGTTTGTGTCAATAATCTCCAAGTTGAGAAAACAACCTATGTTTTTTGAATGGAGGGTAGGAGGAAATTTGTACAGTATTGttaaaacagaaattatggagaaatgggaagagagaagTTGGCTGGAGCTTAGCACCAAACCTCTCCTGCCGGCTGGTAGCGCTACTGTAGTCCACACTAATTATACTGTGCTGCTATTGTGGTGGATACTAAATAAATTATGACCAATCTGGGAAAAACAAAAAGGATTAAGATGAGGAAAGCAACTGGTTGGGTCAAATGTTATCTGAATTGTGAGGAACAGATATTCGTTAGTGGATATCTTCTGCTCGACCCTTTCAAATACGTTCAGGCAACTGATAAGTGAATTTAAATCTTTCAGCTGGGCTTTTTATTTAGGACTTGAACATTTTGACCTAATGCTTGCCAAATACAAGGTTTCTGATCCAATGAATACATTCTTTCAGAAGTAATGATGATCAATCACCCCTAATATGGATTTTAGAACTACCTGCAACATCTTGCTTGGAAAATATGCATTGCATTCACAATTTATCATTTTCTAAAAACAGGTCAGTTCTGGCACATCACAGATTTGCATTTGGATCCCAGCTACCATGTTACAATAAATCGTACTCAGGTCTGTGCCTCTTCCAAAGGTGTGAATGCCTCAAGTCCTGGCATGTTTGGAGATTTTATGTGTGATTCCCCATATAAACTTATCTTGTCAGCCTTGAAGTACATGAAGGATTCTGGTCAACAGGCATCCTTTATGATATGGACAGGGTAAGTATGTCTGTAAGCCAAGCTAATATTTATGGGCCTCTGTTCTGAGGAAAGCTTTGCAAAGTTGATAAATTTGTTGTATGTACTTTGTGACTGAGAGCTCTGATACATAGAAGATGCATTGCGTTGAATCATAAATTTTATCTGAATGGTAACTGTTACTTATGATCTAGGCATGTATGGCTACAGTGTATCACTCAGTGAAATTATTATTTCCAATGCCCAACATTTTAGCAGAGACTGCCATGAAATAAGCACTCCCTTTAGATAGGGAAGGGTTTGGGCCTGTTGGGTATTGTGAGGTGGGTAAATATTAGAATCTCTGAATAGACCCTTCTTTTGGATTTGTCATGAGGAAAACACAGTTGACTAATAGAAAATCCAGTCTCATTGATATTAGACTGCTGCCTGATCCCAGGCCTTTAACTGGTTGCTTGTTTTTTATTAGGATGAGTTTTTTCAAAGGAAGCTGTGTACTGTGTTTTGTTGTGGCCTGCCTTGGGTCCCAGCTCCACCAGGAGCAAGGCAGGCATATAAAtacgttaaataaataaaataccacaGCAGCATCTGTGTCATAGAACGGCCTCGCAGAATGGGTGAGGAAAGCACCTGTTCTCCCAGGTTTTAGAAGACTCTGTAAGGCAGATGTATCTATGAAAGATTTTTGAAGATAGCTAGAAGCAATGGTTTCTGATTTTATCTGGGCTGTTtcgtttttaatgtttgtttttaaaatgctctgcttttgaggagaaaggcattttaaataaataaatgctgctttCTGCTCTTTCACAAAACCTGCAAGAAGGAAAGAATTGAATGGTTAGTAACATTACTTGCTGTGGGCTAGATGGCAGAGATCTGGAGTTGGGAGAGCAAACTGAAACCCAGCTTTCTTTCAAACATGAAAACATTCACGTTTCATTGTTTTttcaaagtattttatttttgtgaTTAATCAAATTGCTCAAGCACTGAAGTAGTAAAAATAATTGCATGTATTTCTGAAACAGTTGTGCAGCTATTTTGTGGTACAGGACTAGgctattctttttttcttttaaagagacaGCCCCCCTCATGTTCCAGCTAAAGAGATCTCCACAAAAGTGGTCATTGATATTATTGGTAACATGACTTCTACCATAAGAAGTTTCTTTCCAGATCTCCAAGTTTTCCCTGCATTGGGAAATCATGACTACTGGCCACAGGTAAGATTCACTTTCCAGAAGAATAAATAGCACAACAGCCTGATCATTTATCACTTTGAGGAAGCATCTTCTACTTTATCATTTGGAGTAACACTTTTTTGTTTACTTCTCTTTGTTCCTTGTTTGGTACATTGTAAGTCTGAATTGAAAACTTGGAATTTGTACAAGTGATGAAGCAATTGGAAAACAAAACCCCACTGCAGTTCCAGGTTCCTTACACACTTTTAACCCACTTTTTGGTCTTTGCTTAAGGATATGTAAATTGGTCTTAACTTAATATTTATAATGATCTGTCTCCTTTCAAGTGCTAAGAAGCCTTTTAAATAGCAGATTTGGTAAATttgaaaatcatttttaaatCCAAAAATACTAGCCAAACTCCATCTTTAAATCTGACATGAATCTGATTATTGCACAAGATTTTGCATACCTGTATGCTAGTCATACGGTAGCTACTTTTAACCCATGTGGATTTAAACAAGTTGTATTTGAAGATACAGTTTGTAGGAGAGTGTCTGTACTTTTACAGGATCAGCTGCCTGCATCTGTCAGTGAAGTCTATAGTGCTGTAGCAGATTTCTGGAAGCCTTGGCTTACTGATGAAGCAGTAAGCACCTTGAGGAAAGGTAAGATGGGCAGTAAGGGAACATGCATTTAACACATGGCAAATAGTTGCTATGATATGTGCAATTAATGCATTATTTTAATTTAGTCCTCAGGTGTAACTTGGTCCTACAATCTGTTTAGAATTAGGGCAAACAAATCAAATTACAATCCAAGGTATCCACTGAAGGATGGGAAGATGTGCTTACCTTGAATTGACTCAATTTACACAGTAAACTAGATTACATAAAACTTGAGACTAGCAATTTCTACCTTAGGTAATTTATTATTGTCTATGAAATATTCTTTAGAAAAATTCTGATGAAGTCTAAATGCTAGATTTGAACATTACTTATACCTTCCTGGAGTACCTTCTAGTAAAATTATATCAGTAGAAGTTGTCAAAGAATTGTGCTATCCAACATGAAAATGTATATTTAAGAAGAGTAACTTTAAAAATGTCATTCCAGGAATTTACTCCCTTCAAAAATTTCAGTAACTTCAGTTGATTTTTTCGAGAATTATTTGAGAATTTCAGAcaaatttttaattaaatttttccAGAATTATTTGAAAATTGCAGAAAATGTTTGGTAAACTTTCTTaaaatgtggggttttttttacaggTGGCTTTTATACACAAATAGTTCAGCCCAGCATTACTTCACCACCACTCAGGATAATCAGTTTAAATACCGTCTTGTACTATAGTCCCAATGATGCAACTCGGAATATCACTGACCCAGCAAACCAACTAGAATGGCTGGAAAACATACTAGATTTGGCACAACAGAACAAAGAAAAGGTAGGGATAATTTTGATGTAAATAGTAATGATATGAGAATATAACTATTTACATAAAGAAAGCTAACAAAACGTGGGGTTTTGGGGTGGGGATCTTTGGACAAGAGGACCCATTTTCCTTAGCTTCCACTGCTGAGAATGGAAAGCATGCCAAATCTGGATCTCAAAATCCAGGGGAGCTCCTCTTTGATAATAGGGATACACCCTATAGGTCATTTATATGCAAATTTAAGTAAGGGGGATTCTTTTCCCTCTTTTGGGCTTCCAAAAGTATTAAGAATCTCAAGTCTAAATCCCAGCTATGACTCTGGTGCTGGAAAACAGCAGGTTGGAGTCATTCTtgtcaagaaagaagaaagagttaACAGTTGGCAGCCATCTGATTGGTAGTTTTGGCTATGAAATAATGTAAATATAGCCTGCTAAACCTCAGACCATTAGAGACTTACTGATGTATACAGCAGAACCATCAGGAAGAAATACAGGGCTTTATGACAAAAATGTCAGACCTTGTAGTGAGAAGATGGTGTATATTGTAAGCATGTGAGAACAGGCTAATAGAAGAAAAATGGTTTGCATGTATCAACAAGTTGATGAGAATCATCTTGCATATCCTAGAGGAACAGTCTACAAATTGGCAAGGCCACAGGTCTCTTTCGTagaaccagctggcaagaggaAAAATTGGAAAATATGAAGAACTGCAGACACTAACAATACTTAACTGAAAAATACTGTTGGAGCTCAGAGTTTGGCCCAGATGCAATGTGCCTCAGAATGCCTGGCATTTGCTTTCACATGacaaatgaaaagaaagcagcagGAGAACCAGTCTTCTCTCTTTCCCCAGCCCATACACACAGGACTTTCTGATGCCAGCCCAGTTAGGTTAGTATTTCTAAAATGGAATAGGGAAGGAGAGTTTAACCTCTGGCAGCTTCAGCAGAAGTTGTTCCTGACAGCTATTGTATACCACAGCAGATCTCACAGAGTAAGACTCACTTTGATGATTATTTAGAAGTGCCTGAACCTTTTCCATCTCTTCTCATACTCCCCTTCATTACACAGTTCCTCAGAATAGACAATCAATCAGATGATACTCAGCCTCCAGGAATAAATCTGTAGTGCAACTCATCCTCCTTGCCGACCATCAAAGTGGATTTTATTCGTCAAAGTCACAGTAATCCCTTGTTCAAATTACCACTGGATTTTTCCAATTTTCAGTTTCTATGTTACACCTCTGAGACCCAGCTTGCTTGATTCAGGAGACTGATTCCAAACTCACTGCAGGTACAGTCTTGGACACTCAAGCATCATCTAATTTTGCTTGTAGTGCTAGATTTATTTTTCAAACATAGTTTGTCTGAACAGAATGCAAAATGGTAGCCAATTAGAAAGCAGCAAATCACAAGCATCTGCTTTATGTGTGCATTATACTatacattattttgatatttatatttCTGATCCCATAGGTATATGTGATAGGACATGTGCCGGTGGGCTATCTGCCTTTTGTTCGAAATACTACTGCTCTAAGGGAATACTACAATGAGAGATTGATAGAGATTTTTCGCAGACACAGCAGTGTAATTGCTGGACAGTTTTTTGGACACACTCATAGAGACAGCATCATGATTCTCCTGGATAAAAAAGGTAATGATCTTTATAGCAGGCCACTTTCCTGGCTGGTTTCATGGTTTGCAGACCGGAaaacatccccctccccaccccgcccCTCTTCATTCTGATCTTAGTGTAATTAGTTACTGATTTTTCACTGTTCCATGTATGAGGCTGTATTCTCAAAATTGCCTTATAAGGTATGCTGACTTTGAATGTACCCAAACTATCCTTTTTTTATATACATTTGGGGTGATTAAATGACAGTAAAATAGTAAGTTTTATGATAGGTAAAAGGTAAATTTTCCAGATCCTTTGTATATATTTATGAGTGTGTTTTCAGTTTCTTAATCTGAATTATATTAGGATAGTCCCAAACAATAACCATTGcaaaaaacaagaagaaaatttcaatttAAACGGTTTTATGAATGAGTAGAAAGTTGCATCTTCATAATACTAATTAATTACTTCAGTCGCGTGAACCAAATTTGCTAAATGCTAAACAATCATATCAGCTAGACAAAAATTCACAGAGGTCTAATATGTTCTGTGGTTCTTTCTAAGTCAGTCTAATAAGAGCTCTGTACTAGACGATATTTTGTTAGTGTTTTTCATTTTCCTGAAGAACCCAAAACAGCTTTATAAGGTTTGCatttgatctttaaaaaaaacattggttttttggtgttatgtgccatcaaatcacttcAGACTTTTGGTGAACCTATGAATTAAGAGTCTTCAAAATGTCCTGTAATAGCTTTCTAAAAATTTCTGCTCTTCCCTTCCACATTTTCAGTGACAATGGCAAATTATGCTGGCCTATTCCTATTGTGTAATGTGTCAAAGGAATGTTCTCAACATGACTAGACatacttcattttttttctgtgtgctTCCTGCATCATTAACGTGCCTCTATTCTGGGTTCCCTGCAGTTTCAAAGTTAATTAAGACTGGGGCAGAGAGCGAGGGTGGAGGGGAAAAGAGAGTCTTTGCCAGCAATGCGTCTGCTATTGTTGAGGATAAGGCAAAATCCACCTTTCGAAATTATAGATTACACTCTAGAGTCATCTTTCTTGAAGAAAGAAACTTTACAACATGAAGCATTAAAATCTAAAAACATTACCTAAATACTTTTTTCTCTGTAGAACAATCAAAAGACTGTCAAGGTATAGTACATCCTGAGATACCTTAATATACAAGTGGGGCCCCACATGAAATTGAAGGAGAAAGGCTAAGAGAAGCAAAggaagaatcatagagttggaaagggccatacagaccatctagtccaaccccctgcccagtgcaggatcagcctaaagcatctctgacatatattcatccagcctcttcttgaaaactgccagtgagggggagctcaccacctccctaggcagctgattccacttttgaactactctgacggtgaaaaagtttttcctaatatccagtcggtacctttgtgcatgtagttttagcccattgcttcgcgtcctaccctctgctgccaactggaacagctctttgccctcctccaaatgacagcctttcatatatttaaagagagcaatcatgtcccccctcaacctcctcttctccaaactaaacattcccaaggccctcagcctttcctcgtagggctcagtctccagacccctgatcatccttgtcgctctcctctgcaccttctcgattttgtccacatcctttttgaagtgaggcctccagaactgcacacaatactccaggtgtggcctgaccaaggcagtatagagaggggctatgacctcctgagatttcgatgctatggcccctttgatacaacccaggattgaattagccttttttgccaacgcatcacactgactgctcatattcagtttacagtccactcttaccccaagatccctttcacatatactactgcccagaagcgtatcccccacccagtatttgtgcttctcatttttgtggcccagatgtaatactgtgcacttgtctttgttgaattgcatcctatttacagctttccacttctccagagtattcaggtcttgttgcattttaattctatcttcttgggtgtttgctacccctcccaatttggtatcatcagcaaatttaatgagcagcccttccactccttcatccagatcattgataaaaatattgaaaagtaccaggcccaaaaccgagccctgcggcaccccactggacacctccctccaatctgatgaaacgctgttaaccaccactctttgagtgcggtcctccaaccagttccctatccaccgaactgtcctatagtctactccacagtcttccagtttgcccatcagaatgtcatgggggaccttatcaaaagctttactgaaatccagataaatcacgtcaacagagttcccctgatccagtaagctggtcactcgatcaaagaaggaaaccaggttggtctggcaggatctgttaggaacaaaaccatgct is a genomic window of Eublepharis macularius isolate TG4126 chromosome 1, MPM_Emac_v1.0, whole genome shotgun sequence containing:
- the SMPDL3A gene encoding acid sphingomyelinase-like phosphodiesterase 3a, producing the protein MESAQGARGVALSLWGLLLCNVLQDLVSAAPAQASPEMPFSVGQFWHITDLHLDPSYHVTINRTQVCASSKGVNASSPGMFGDFMCDSPYKLILSALKYMKDSGQQASFMIWTGDSPPHVPAKEISTKVVIDIIGNMTSTIRSFFPDLQVFPALGNHDYWPQDQLPASVSEVYSAVADFWKPWLTDEAVSTLRKGGFYTQIVQPSITSPPLRIISLNTVLYYSPNDATRNITDPANQLEWLENILDLAQQNKEKVYVIGHVPVGYLPFVRNTTALREYYNERLIEIFRRHSSVIAGQFFGHTHRDSIMILLDKKGKAVNSLFVAPAVTPVKSVWQVDSNNPGVRLYQYDALSYSVLDLWQFYLNLTEANLKNESDWKLEYIMTKAYGIEDLKPESLHEMVIQLSVPHSKLFPKYYNNYFVSYDGNMFCEDHCRVNQLCAIQYLDLTSYTDCIGKEDKSQYE